Below is a genomic region from Candidatus Thorarchaeota archaeon.
TGGTGCTTGTCATGAAACGCCTCCTTCTGGAGCTGGCAAGGCCGTGCGACTGGTGGGTGACCTCGTGACTCCTTCCTCTGAGATTGATTTCGTGTTGAAAGGTTATAAAGACTGCGAGTCAGCAGACTGTATGTTTCTGTCACTCCGGTCCAGTAGCCCTCTCGAAGACGATCCGACCCCATGAGCAGCAGTCCTGAAGTGGCCATGCTGTTCGGACCGCTCGACTCTGAATTCACAGGGTAGGCAGCTGCTCGGGAGTTGGACTCTGTTAATCAGCGCCTAGTGGTGCTTGCATGCCTCCATGTGGATACGGGCAACCAGAGTTTTGCCCGACACCTCATGAAACCTCGAGGATTTACTACAGTGCCGTTTCTTGGGAGCGACAGGACTCCTGCATCGAACCTGGTCCAACTGGCAGTGAATCATCTCACATGGAGACACTCGTGGCGTCACATCAGTAGGTGGTACAGGAATCATTCATTCATAATTGGCTTATTACGGGAATCTGTCGGGGACGCGCTGTCTTCAGTCCTCCAGGGCTGGCGTGCGTTCCTTCACAACGCCTCCGCCGGCCCTCCCAATCTGTGATTCAGTCGGGCATGTCACGGCACATGGTTCGTAAGAACGCCGAGGACAGTTTCAGGCACGAGGGCAGGCATGAAGTCCCGACTTGTCTACTCACTCGTAGAAGTACTTGCCCTGCCTGTAGATGACTTCATCACCGGCAACTATCTCGCCGTGAATCATGCTCTTGACCATGTCAACATGGACCGCGCTCTGGTTGACGCCGTTGCATTCCCTGTATGCATTCCCCAGTGCACAATGGATGG
It encodes:
- a CDS encoding aminopeptidase yields the protein VDFSAEKEEATLKTILEVDPGSRRLGEMAMGTNRGIKRYTLNMLFDEKIGDTIHCALGNAYRECNGVNQSAVHVDMVKSMIHGEIVAGDEVIYRQGKYFYE